The following coding sequences are from one Macaca mulatta isolate MMU2019108-1 chromosome 7, T2T-MMU8v2.0, whole genome shotgun sequence window:
- the ZNF219 gene encoding zinc finger protein 219 isoform X6, protein MLGQKERQSQLLPCSTAPVAFISSFSSSSLHSPEPKNVKGVHGDLSPQGSRPRAPSGHLAPSPPAFDGELDLQRYSNGPAVSAGSPGMGAVSWSESRAGERRFPCPVCGKRFRFNSILALHLRAHPGAQAFQCPHCGHRAAQRALLRSHLRTHQPERPRSPAARLLLELEERALLREARLGRARSSGGMQATAATEGLARPQAPSSSAFRCPYCKGKFRTSAERERHLHILHRPWKCGLCSFGSSQEEELLHHSLTAHGAPERPLAATTAAPQPQPQPQPQPQPQPPPQPETRSVPEPEPEPEREATPTPAPVAPEEPPAPPEFRCQVCGQSFTQSWFLKGHMRKHKASFDHACPVCGRCFKEPWFLKNHMKVHASKLGPLRAPGPGSGPARAPQPPDLGLLAYEPLGPALLLAPAPTPAERREPPSLLGYLSLRAGESRPNGEGAEPGPGRSFGGFRPLSSALPARARRHRAEEPEEEEEVVEAEEETWARGRSLGPLASLHPRPGEGPGHSAPSAGAPARSTTTQEENGLLVGGTRPEGGRGATGKDCPFCGKSFRSAHHLKVHLRVHTGERPYKCPHCDYAGTQSGSLKYHLQRHHREQRSGAGPGPPPEPPPPSQRGSAPQSGAKPSPQPATWVEGASSPRPPSSGAGPGSRRKPASPGRTLRNGRGGEAEPLDLSLRAGPGGEAGPGGALHRCLFCPFATGAPELMALHLQVHHSRRARGRRPPQADASSPYARVPSGETPPSPSQEGEEGSGLSRPGEAGLGGQER, encoded by the exons ATGTTGGGGCAGAAAGAGCGGCAGAGCCAACTCCTTCCCTG CTCCACAGCACCTGTTGCCTTCATTAGCagcttttcctcctcttccctgcaCTCCCCAGAACCAAAGAATGTGAAGGGGGTCCATGGAG ATCTTTCTCCACAGGGCTCACGTCCCCGCGCCCCGAGCGGCCACTTAGCGCCGTCGCCGCCGGCTTTCGACGGCGAGCTGGATTTGCAGCGATACTCCAACGGGCCAGCCGTGAGCGCAGGGTCGCCCGGGATGGGAGCGGTGAGCTGGTCTGAGAGTCGTGCAGGCGAACGGCGCTTCCCCTGCCCTGTATGCGGGAAGCGCTTCCGCTTCAACTCTATCCTGGCTTTGCACCTGCGGGCGCACCCAGGCGCCCAGGCCTTCCAGTGCCCACACTGCGGCCACCGCGCGGCGCAGCGGGCTCTGCTGCGCTCGCACCTGCGCACACACCAGCCCGAGCGCCCACGTAGTCCTGCTGCACGCCTGTTGCTGGAGTTGGAAGAGCGCGCGCTACTACGCGAGGCTCGACTGGGGAGAGCCCGAAGCTCAGGGGGCATGCAGGCCACCGCTGCCACTGAGGGCTTGGCGCGGCCCCAGGCTCCTTCATCGTCCGCCTTCCGTTGCCCCTACTGCAAAGGCAAGTTTCGCACCTCGGCGGAGCGCGAACGccacctgcacatcctgcacaggcCCTGGAAGTGCGGCCTGTGCAGTTTCGGCTCCAGccaggaggaggagctgctgCACCACAGCCTGACGGCCCACGGGGCTCCCGAGCGCCCCCTGGCGGCCACCACCGCTgcgcctcagcctcagcctcagcctcagcctcagcctcagcctcagcctccacccCAGCCCGAAACTAGATCAGTCCCGGAGCCGGAGCCCGAGCCCGAACGTGAGGCAACCCCGACCCCAGCTCCTGTCGCTCCCGAGGAGCCCCCAGCACCTCCAGAGTTCCGCTGCCAAGTGTGCGGCCAGAGCTTTACACAGTCTTGGTTTCTCAAGGGCCACATGCGTAAGCACAAGGCCTCCTTCGATCATGCGTGTCCGGTGTGCGGCCGCTGCTtcaaggagccctggttccttaAGAACCACATGAAGGTGCACGCCAGCAAGCTGGGCCCACTGCGTGCCCCGGGGCCTGGCTCCGGGCCTGCCCGGGCCCCGCAGCCTCCTGACCTCGGCCTGCTGGCCTATGAGCCGTTGGGCCCAGCGCTCCTCTTGGCCCCGGCGCCCACCCCGGCCGAGCGCCGTGAGCCCCCGAGCCTCTTGGGCTACCTGAGCCTGCGGGCTGGCGAGAGCCGGCCCAACGGCGAGGGTGCTGAGCCCGGGCCCGGCCGCAGCTTCGGAGGCTTCCGCCCGCTGTCCTCTGCTCTCCCGGCCCGGGCTCGCCGGCACCGTGCGGAGGAGccggaggaagaagaggaggtggTGGAGGCCGAGGAGGAGACCTGGGCCCGGGGCAGGTCGCTGGGCCCTCTGGCTTCCCTGCATCCGCGCCCGGGTGAGGGACCGGGGCACTCTGCCCCTTCTGCTGGGGCCCCGGCAAGATCGACCACCACGCAGG AAGAGAATGGGCTGTTGGTAGGAGGGACCCGGCCTGAAGGGGGCCGGGGCGCCACCGGCAAGGATTGTCCCTTCTGCGGAAAATCTTTCCGCTCAGCACATCACCTCAAAGTGCATCTGCGAGTGCACACAG GCGAGCGGCCCTACAAGTGTCCGCACTGTGACTACGCGGGCACCCAGTCCGGCTCGCTCAAGTATCACCTACAGCGCCACCACCGGGAGCAGAGGAGCGGGGCTGGCCCCGGGCCACCCCCGGAACCACCGCCTCCTTCCCAGCGGGGTTCAGCCCCGCAATCTGGAGCCAAGCCGTCTCCACAGCCTGCGACCTGGGTGGAGGGTGCCTCAAGCCCCCGGCCTCCTTCTAGCGGTGCTGGGCCGGGGTCCCGTCGGAAGCCCGCCAGCCCTGGGAGGACCCTGCGCAACGGGCGAGGTGGTGAGGCCGAACCCCTGGACCTGTCCTTGCGGGCAGGGCCGGGAGGCGAGGCCGGGCCGGGGGGTGCCCTCCACCGCTGCCTCTTCTGCCCTTTCGCCACTGGAGCCCCAGAGCTCATGGCCTTGCACCTTCAAGTGCACCACAGCCGCCGGGCTAGGGGCCGCCGGCCACCCCAGGCTGACGCGTCCTCGCCCTATGCCCGAGTACCATCAGGAGAGACCCCTCCCAGTCCTTcgcaggaaggggaggagggctCCGGGCTGTCCAGACCCGGAGAGGCAGGGCTAGGGGGGCAAGAACGGTAG
- the ZNF219 gene encoding zinc finger protein 219 isoform X3 yields MRARAGGGGPGRGRGPGRGRGGRGPAHLPRPHVTLTPAPPARRPPPPPPPPAPPPPARGSSTAPVAFISSFSSSSLHSPEPKNVKGVHGDLSPQGSRPRAPSGHLAPSPPAFDGELDLQRYSNGPAVSAGSPGMGAVSWSESRAGERRFPCPVCGKRFRFNSILALHLRAHPGAQAFQCPHCGHRAAQRALLRSHLRTHQPERPRSPAARLLLELEERALLREARLGRARSSGGMQATAATEGLARPQAPSSSAFRCPYCKGKFRTSAERERHLHILHRPWKCGLCSFGSSQEEELLHHSLTAHGAPERPLAATTAAPQPQPQPQPQPQPQPPPQPETRSVPEPEPEPEREATPTPAPVAPEEPPAPPEFRCQVCGQSFTQSWFLKGHMRKHKASFDHACPVCGRCFKEPWFLKNHMKVHASKLGPLRAPGPGSGPARAPQPPDLGLLAYEPLGPALLLAPAPTPAERREPPSLLGYLSLRAGESRPNGEGAEPGPGRSFGGFRPLSSALPARARRHRAEEPEEEEEVVEAEEETWARGRSLGPLASLHPRPGEGPGHSAPSAGAPARSTTTQEENGLLVGGTRPEGGRGATGKDCPFCGKSFRSAHHLKVHLRVHTGERPYKCPHCDYAGTQSGSLKYHLQRHHREQRSGAGPGPPPEPPPPSQRGSAPQSGAKPSPQPATWVEGASSPRPPSSGAGPGSRRKPASPGRTLRNGRGGEAEPLDLSLRAGPGGEAGPGGALHRCLFCPFATGAPELMALHLQVHHSRRARGRRPPQADASSPYARVPSGETPPSPSQEGEEGSGLSRPGEAGLGGQER; encoded by the exons ATGCGGGCCAGGGCCGGGGGCGGGGGaccggggagggggcgggggccgggccgggggcgggggggcCGGGGCCCGGCGCATCTCCCCCGGCCCCACGTAACGCTGACGCCCGCGCCGCcggcccgccgcccgccgccgccgccgccgccgcccgctcCGCCGCCGCCCGCCCGGGGCTC CTCCACAGCACCTGTTGCCTTCATTAGCagcttttcctcctcttccctgcaCTCCCCAGAACCAAAGAATGTGAAGGGGGTCCATGGAG ATCTTTCTCCACAGGGCTCACGTCCCCGCGCCCCGAGCGGCCACTTAGCGCCGTCGCCGCCGGCTTTCGACGGCGAGCTGGATTTGCAGCGATACTCCAACGGGCCAGCCGTGAGCGCAGGGTCGCCCGGGATGGGAGCGGTGAGCTGGTCTGAGAGTCGTGCAGGCGAACGGCGCTTCCCCTGCCCTGTATGCGGGAAGCGCTTCCGCTTCAACTCTATCCTGGCTTTGCACCTGCGGGCGCACCCAGGCGCCCAGGCCTTCCAGTGCCCACACTGCGGCCACCGCGCGGCGCAGCGGGCTCTGCTGCGCTCGCACCTGCGCACACACCAGCCCGAGCGCCCACGTAGTCCTGCTGCACGCCTGTTGCTGGAGTTGGAAGAGCGCGCGCTACTACGCGAGGCTCGACTGGGGAGAGCCCGAAGCTCAGGGGGCATGCAGGCCACCGCTGCCACTGAGGGCTTGGCGCGGCCCCAGGCTCCTTCATCGTCCGCCTTCCGTTGCCCCTACTGCAAAGGCAAGTTTCGCACCTCGGCGGAGCGCGAACGccacctgcacatcctgcacaggcCCTGGAAGTGCGGCCTGTGCAGTTTCGGCTCCAGccaggaggaggagctgctgCACCACAGCCTGACGGCCCACGGGGCTCCCGAGCGCCCCCTGGCGGCCACCACCGCTgcgcctcagcctcagcctcagcctcagcctcagcctcagcctcagcctccacccCAGCCCGAAACTAGATCAGTCCCGGAGCCGGAGCCCGAGCCCGAACGTGAGGCAACCCCGACCCCAGCTCCTGTCGCTCCCGAGGAGCCCCCAGCACCTCCAGAGTTCCGCTGCCAAGTGTGCGGCCAGAGCTTTACACAGTCTTGGTTTCTCAAGGGCCACATGCGTAAGCACAAGGCCTCCTTCGATCATGCGTGTCCGGTGTGCGGCCGCTGCTtcaaggagccctggttccttaAGAACCACATGAAGGTGCACGCCAGCAAGCTGGGCCCACTGCGTGCCCCGGGGCCTGGCTCCGGGCCTGCCCGGGCCCCGCAGCCTCCTGACCTCGGCCTGCTGGCCTATGAGCCGTTGGGCCCAGCGCTCCTCTTGGCCCCGGCGCCCACCCCGGCCGAGCGCCGTGAGCCCCCGAGCCTCTTGGGCTACCTGAGCCTGCGGGCTGGCGAGAGCCGGCCCAACGGCGAGGGTGCTGAGCCCGGGCCCGGCCGCAGCTTCGGAGGCTTCCGCCCGCTGTCCTCTGCTCTCCCGGCCCGGGCTCGCCGGCACCGTGCGGAGGAGccggaggaagaagaggaggtggTGGAGGCCGAGGAGGAGACCTGGGCCCGGGGCAGGTCGCTGGGCCCTCTGGCTTCCCTGCATCCGCGCCCGGGTGAGGGACCGGGGCACTCTGCCCCTTCTGCTGGGGCCCCGGCAAGATCGACCACCACGCAGG AAGAGAATGGGCTGTTGGTAGGAGGGACCCGGCCTGAAGGGGGCCGGGGCGCCACCGGCAAGGATTGTCCCTTCTGCGGAAAATCTTTCCGCTCAGCACATCACCTCAAAGTGCATCTGCGAGTGCACACAG GCGAGCGGCCCTACAAGTGTCCGCACTGTGACTACGCGGGCACCCAGTCCGGCTCGCTCAAGTATCACCTACAGCGCCACCACCGGGAGCAGAGGAGCGGGGCTGGCCCCGGGCCACCCCCGGAACCACCGCCTCCTTCCCAGCGGGGTTCAGCCCCGCAATCTGGAGCCAAGCCGTCTCCACAGCCTGCGACCTGGGTGGAGGGTGCCTCAAGCCCCCGGCCTCCTTCTAGCGGTGCTGGGCCGGGGTCCCGTCGGAAGCCCGCCAGCCCTGGGAGGACCCTGCGCAACGGGCGAGGTGGTGAGGCCGAACCCCTGGACCTGTCCTTGCGGGCAGGGCCGGGAGGCGAGGCCGGGCCGGGGGGTGCCCTCCACCGCTGCCTCTTCTGCCCTTTCGCCACTGGAGCCCCAGAGCTCATGGCCTTGCACCTTCAAGTGCACCACAGCCGCCGGGCTAGGGGCCGCCGGCCACCCCAGGCTGACGCGTCCTCGCCCTATGCCCGAGTACCATCAGGAGAGACCCCTCCCAGTCCTTcgcaggaaggggaggagggctCCGGGCTGTCCAGACCCGGAGAGGCAGGGCTAGGGGGGCAAGAACGGTAG
- the ZNF219 gene encoding zinc finger protein 219 isoform X2, giving the protein MRARAGGGGPGRGRGPGRGRGGRGPAHLPRPHVTLTPAPPARRPPPPPPPPAPPPPARGSSTAPVAFISSFSSSSLHSPEPKNVKGVHGEVNSLVLTSRFPYTPPPTSRDLSPQGSRPRAPSGHLAPSPPAFDGELDLQRYSNGPAVSAGSPGMGAVSWSESRAGERRFPCPVCGKRFRFNSILALHLRAHPGAQAFQCPHCGHRAAQRALLRSHLRTHQPERPRSPAARLLLELEERALLREARLGRARSSGGMQATAATEGLARPQAPSSSAFRCPYCKGKFRTSAERERHLHILHRPWKCGLCSFGSSQEEELLHHSLTAHGAPERPLAATTAAPQPQPQPQPQPQPQPPPQPETRSVPEPEPEPEREATPTPAPVAPEEPPAPPEFRCQVCGQSFTQSWFLKGHMRKHKASFDHACPVCGRCFKEPWFLKNHMKVHASKLGPLRAPGPGSGPARAPQPPDLGLLAYEPLGPALLLAPAPTPAERREPPSLLGYLSLRAGESRPNGEGAEPGPGRSFGGFRPLSSALPARARRHRAEEPEEEEEVVEAEEETWARGRSLGPLASLHPRPGEGPGHSAPSAGAPARSTTTQEENGLLVGGTRPEGGRGATGKDCPFCGKSFRSAHHLKVHLRVHTGERPYKCPHCDYAGTQSGSLKYHLQRHHREQRSGAGPGPPPEPPPPSQRGSAPQSGAKPSPQPATWVEGASSPRPPSSGAGPGSRRKPASPGRTLRNGRGGEAEPLDLSLRAGPGGEAGPGGALHRCLFCPFATGAPELMALHLQVHHSRRARGRRPPQADASSPYARVPSGETPPSPSQEGEEGSGLSRPGEAGLGGQER; this is encoded by the exons ATGCGGGCCAGGGCCGGGGGCGGGGGaccggggagggggcgggggccgggccgggggcgggggggcCGGGGCCCGGCGCATCTCCCCCGGCCCCACGTAACGCTGACGCCCGCGCCGCcggcccgccgcccgccgccgccgccgccgccgcccgctcCGCCGCCGCCCGCCCGGGGCTC CTCCACAGCACCTGTTGCCTTCATTAGCagcttttcctcctcttccctgcaCTCCCCAGAACCAAAGAATGTGAAGGGGGTCCATGGAG AAGTTAACTCCTTGGTCCTGACATCTCGATTCCCATACACCCCACCCCCAACTTCCCGAG ATCTTTCTCCACAGGGCTCACGTCCCCGCGCCCCGAGCGGCCACTTAGCGCCGTCGCCGCCGGCTTTCGACGGCGAGCTGGATTTGCAGCGATACTCCAACGGGCCAGCCGTGAGCGCAGGGTCGCCCGGGATGGGAGCGGTGAGCTGGTCTGAGAGTCGTGCAGGCGAACGGCGCTTCCCCTGCCCTGTATGCGGGAAGCGCTTCCGCTTCAACTCTATCCTGGCTTTGCACCTGCGGGCGCACCCAGGCGCCCAGGCCTTCCAGTGCCCACACTGCGGCCACCGCGCGGCGCAGCGGGCTCTGCTGCGCTCGCACCTGCGCACACACCAGCCCGAGCGCCCACGTAGTCCTGCTGCACGCCTGTTGCTGGAGTTGGAAGAGCGCGCGCTACTACGCGAGGCTCGACTGGGGAGAGCCCGAAGCTCAGGGGGCATGCAGGCCACCGCTGCCACTGAGGGCTTGGCGCGGCCCCAGGCTCCTTCATCGTCCGCCTTCCGTTGCCCCTACTGCAAAGGCAAGTTTCGCACCTCGGCGGAGCGCGAACGccacctgcacatcctgcacaggcCCTGGAAGTGCGGCCTGTGCAGTTTCGGCTCCAGccaggaggaggagctgctgCACCACAGCCTGACGGCCCACGGGGCTCCCGAGCGCCCCCTGGCGGCCACCACCGCTgcgcctcagcctcagcctcagcctcagcctcagcctcagcctcagcctccacccCAGCCCGAAACTAGATCAGTCCCGGAGCCGGAGCCCGAGCCCGAACGTGAGGCAACCCCGACCCCAGCTCCTGTCGCTCCCGAGGAGCCCCCAGCACCTCCAGAGTTCCGCTGCCAAGTGTGCGGCCAGAGCTTTACACAGTCTTGGTTTCTCAAGGGCCACATGCGTAAGCACAAGGCCTCCTTCGATCATGCGTGTCCGGTGTGCGGCCGCTGCTtcaaggagccctggttccttaAGAACCACATGAAGGTGCACGCCAGCAAGCTGGGCCCACTGCGTGCCCCGGGGCCTGGCTCCGGGCCTGCCCGGGCCCCGCAGCCTCCTGACCTCGGCCTGCTGGCCTATGAGCCGTTGGGCCCAGCGCTCCTCTTGGCCCCGGCGCCCACCCCGGCCGAGCGCCGTGAGCCCCCGAGCCTCTTGGGCTACCTGAGCCTGCGGGCTGGCGAGAGCCGGCCCAACGGCGAGGGTGCTGAGCCCGGGCCCGGCCGCAGCTTCGGAGGCTTCCGCCCGCTGTCCTCTGCTCTCCCGGCCCGGGCTCGCCGGCACCGTGCGGAGGAGccggaggaagaagaggaggtggTGGAGGCCGAGGAGGAGACCTGGGCCCGGGGCAGGTCGCTGGGCCCTCTGGCTTCCCTGCATCCGCGCCCGGGTGAGGGACCGGGGCACTCTGCCCCTTCTGCTGGGGCCCCGGCAAGATCGACCACCACGCAGG AAGAGAATGGGCTGTTGGTAGGAGGGACCCGGCCTGAAGGGGGCCGGGGCGCCACCGGCAAGGATTGTCCCTTCTGCGGAAAATCTTTCCGCTCAGCACATCACCTCAAAGTGCATCTGCGAGTGCACACAG GCGAGCGGCCCTACAAGTGTCCGCACTGTGACTACGCGGGCACCCAGTCCGGCTCGCTCAAGTATCACCTACAGCGCCACCACCGGGAGCAGAGGAGCGGGGCTGGCCCCGGGCCACCCCCGGAACCACCGCCTCCTTCCCAGCGGGGTTCAGCCCCGCAATCTGGAGCCAAGCCGTCTCCACAGCCTGCGACCTGGGTGGAGGGTGCCTCAAGCCCCCGGCCTCCTTCTAGCGGTGCTGGGCCGGGGTCCCGTCGGAAGCCCGCCAGCCCTGGGAGGACCCTGCGCAACGGGCGAGGTGGTGAGGCCGAACCCCTGGACCTGTCCTTGCGGGCAGGGCCGGGAGGCGAGGCCGGGCCGGGGGGTGCCCTCCACCGCTGCCTCTTCTGCCCTTTCGCCACTGGAGCCCCAGAGCTCATGGCCTTGCACCTTCAAGTGCACCACAGCCGCCGGGCTAGGGGCCGCCGGCCACCCCAGGCTGACGCGTCCTCGCCCTATGCCCGAGTACCATCAGGAGAGACCCCTCCCAGTCCTTcgcaggaaggggaggagggctCCGGGCTGTCCAGACCCGGAGAGGCAGGGCTAGGGGGGCAAGAACGGTAG